From Hartmannibacter diazotrophicus, a single genomic window includes:
- a CDS encoding sugar ABC transporter substrate-binding protein, whose translation MLTRRAALLAATAALAMASVVQPSSAAELKKLGLAVANLQANFFNQIKQSVEAYAKTKGIEVITVDAKGDAATQVSQVQDLIAQNVDALIYIPAGATAASVPVKTAKAAGIPVVNIDRNAEGAPGDTFIATDSVTSARQVCDYIAKQAGGKGEMIIIHGQKGTTPEVDRSKGCGEALANYPDIKIVGELWSEGWHQDEGFKLTQDLLQSNPNVSIIFGQADALALGAAQAVKVANLGHRIWIAGFDGDTAALEALKEGVFDVTATQQTQKMGRMGVDSAMALVAGTEIPAEQLQDATLTTKDNVDGFIKEHP comes from the coding sequence ATGCTTACACGTCGTGCCGCCCTGTTGGCCGCCACCGCTGCCCTGGCCATGGCCAGTGTCGTCCAGCCTTCGTCCGCAGCCGAGCTCAAGAAGCTTGGCCTTGCGGTCGCCAACCTGCAGGCGAACTTCTTCAACCAGATCAAGCAGTCCGTCGAGGCCTACGCCAAGACCAAGGGCATCGAGGTGATCACCGTCGACGCCAAGGGCGATGCCGCCACGCAGGTGAGCCAGGTGCAGGACCTGATCGCCCAGAACGTCGACGCGCTGATCTACATCCCCGCCGGCGCCACCGCCGCCTCCGTGCCGGTGAAGACCGCCAAGGCCGCGGGCATCCCGGTCGTCAACATCGACCGCAATGCCGAAGGCGCGCCGGGCGACACCTTCATCGCCACCGACAGCGTCACCTCGGCTCGTCAGGTCTGCGACTACATTGCCAAGCAGGCCGGCGGCAAGGGCGAGATGATCATCATCCATGGCCAGAAGGGCACGACCCCCGAGGTCGACCGCTCCAAGGGCTGCGGCGAGGCGCTCGCCAACTATCCTGACATCAAGATCGTCGGCGAACTCTGGAGCGAGGGTTGGCATCAGGACGAAGGCTTCAAGCTGACCCAGGATCTTCTGCAGTCCAACCCGAACGTCTCGATCATCTTCGGTCAGGCTGACGCGTTGGCACTCGGCGCTGCTCAGGCGGTGAAGGTCGCCAACCTCGGCCACCGCATCTGGATCGCCGGCTTCGACGGTGACACGGCTGCGCTCGAAGCGCTGAAGGAAGGTGTCTTCGACGTCACCGCCACCCAGCAGACCCAGAAGATGGGCCGCATGGGCGTCGATTCCGCGATGGCGCTCGTCGCCGGAACGGAGATCCCGGCCGAACAGCTCCAGGACGCGACGCTGACGACGAAGGACAACGTCGACGGGTTCATCAAGGAACATCCCTGA
- a CDS encoding sugar ABC transporter ATP-binding protein has protein sequence MTTQQAADGETVLTVRGIGKDYGPVTVLSDVGLDVRKGEVLALLGENGAGKSTISSIIAGLVQPTAGTMTWQGEPHAPASPADALAAGIGLIHQEMRLLPDLSIAENVFVGRLPTRGGRVDRALINRLASEQLHRLGLDLPPTMLVRDLRVAAQQQVEIAKALTLQSKLLIFDEPTAALGGEETDRLFEQIAQLKAEGVSFIYISHRLDEIARIADRVAVLRDGRLVATHETAQVPVKTLVEEMVGRSIDRMFPAIRTVDSEPLIKVEGLTSAEGAFSDISFSVKAGEVFGIAGIVGAGRTELVRAISGADPLASGEVRIEGKPIRLSHPRDALTKGIVLVPEDRKAQGLVLQHSIAENLALGNYDSIAPANWVSPGAVSRFAESAIRRFGIKGRAGQGAGELSGGNQQKVVIAKCISRGPKVVILDEPTRGIDVGARAAIYDVITDLANRGMAVIVVSSDLDEVLGLSHRIMVLSRGRNRGILPHDQAGRVEVMELATT, from the coding sequence ATGACGACACAGCAAGCGGCGGACGGCGAGACCGTCCTGACGGTCCGTGGCATCGGCAAGGACTATGGTCCCGTGACGGTCCTTTCCGACGTCGGTCTCGATGTGCGCAAGGGCGAGGTGCTGGCGCTTCTCGGCGAGAACGGTGCCGGCAAGTCGACGATCTCGTCCATCATCGCCGGTCTCGTGCAGCCGACGGCAGGCACCATGACCTGGCAGGGAGAGCCGCACGCGCCGGCCTCGCCGGCCGATGCGCTCGCCGCCGGCATCGGACTCATTCATCAGGAAATGCGGCTGCTGCCGGATCTCTCCATCGCCGAGAACGTCTTCGTCGGCCGCCTGCCGACGCGCGGCGGGCGCGTCGACCGCGCGCTCATCAACCGCCTTGCCAGCGAGCAGCTTCATCGCCTCGGCCTCGACCTGCCGCCGACCATGCTCGTGCGCGACCTGCGCGTCGCTGCCCAGCAGCAGGTGGAAATCGCAAAAGCCCTCACCCTTCAGTCGAAACTCCTCATTTTCGACGAGCCGACCGCGGCGCTCGGCGGCGAGGAAACCGACCGCCTCTTCGAGCAGATCGCGCAGCTCAAGGCCGAGGGTGTCTCCTTCATCTACATCAGCCATCGCCTCGACGAGATCGCCCGCATCGCCGACCGCGTCGCCGTCTTGCGCGACGGCCGTCTGGTCGCCACCCACGAGACCGCGCAGGTGCCGGTCAAGACGCTGGTCGAGGAAATGGTGGGCCGCTCGATCGACCGCATGTTCCCGGCGATCCGCACCGTCGACAGCGAGCCTCTGATCAAGGTCGAGGGACTGACGAGCGCCGAGGGCGCCTTCTCCGACATCAGCTTTTCGGTCAAGGCGGGCGAGGTCTTCGGCATCGCCGGCATCGTCGGCGCGGGACGCACGGAACTCGTGCGGGCCATCTCGGGCGCCGATCCTCTCGCCTCCGGCGAGGTACGCATCGAAGGCAAGCCGATCCGGCTTTCCCATCCGCGCGATGCGCTCACAAAGGGCATCGTCCTCGTTCCGGAGGACCGCAAGGCGCAGGGGCTCGTTCTTCAGCATTCGATTGCCGAGAACCTCGCGCTCGGCAACTACGACAGCATCGCGCCGGCCAACTGGGTCAGCCCCGGTGCCGTCAGCCGGTTTGCCGAGAGCGCCATTCGTCGCTTCGGCATCAAGGGGCGCGCCGGGCAGGGCGCGGGCGAACTCTCCGGCGGCAACCAGCAGAAGGTCGTCATCGCCAAATGCATTTCGCGCGGGCCGAAGGTGGTCATCCTCGACGAGCCGACACGCGGTATCGATGTCGGCGCCCGAGCCGCAATCTACGACGTCATCACCGATCTTGCCAACCGGGGCATGGCCGTCATCGTGGTGAGTTCCGACCTCGACGAGGTTCTGGGGCTCTCCCACCGCATCATGGTGCTGAGCCGTGGCCGTAACCGGGGAATCCTGCCGCACGATCAAGCTGGCCGTGTGGAGGTGATGGAACTTGCCACCACCTGA
- a CDS encoding SDR family oxidoreductase: MSLFDLAGEVAFVTGAGSGIGQSIAVGLAEAGADVALFDLPGSRGLEETKAAIASRGRKALVTEGNVTDAAALAAAVDRTVADLGGLTLAVNCAGIANAAPAEDLPFEQWQKMIDVNLTGVFLSCQAEGRVMLKNGKGAIVNIASMSGSIVNRGLTQAHYNSSKAGVIHLSKSLAMEWVERGIRVNVISPGYTLTPMNLRPEVAEQRKIFERETPMQRMATPDEMVGPAVFLLSRAASFVTGVDLLVDGGFECW; the protein is encoded by the coding sequence ATGTCGCTTTTCGATCTGGCCGGTGAAGTCGCCTTCGTAACCGGGGCCGGCAGCGGTATCGGCCAGAGCATCGCCGTCGGACTTGCCGAGGCCGGAGCCGATGTCGCCCTGTTCGACCTGCCGGGCTCCAGGGGGCTGGAGGAGACGAAAGCCGCCATCGCGTCCAGGGGACGCAAGGCGCTCGTCACCGAAGGCAACGTGACCGATGCCGCCGCGCTTGCCGCCGCTGTCGACCGGACGGTGGCCGATCTTGGCGGCCTCACCCTCGCGGTCAACTGTGCCGGCATCGCCAACGCGGCGCCCGCCGAGGATCTGCCCTTCGAGCAGTGGCAGAAGATGATCGACGTCAACCTGACGGGCGTTTTTCTCTCCTGTCAGGCGGAAGGCCGGGTGATGCTGAAGAACGGCAAGGGCGCCATCGTCAACATTGCCTCCATGTCGGGCTCCATCGTCAATCGCGGCCTGACGCAGGCTCACTACAACAGCTCCAAGGCGGGCGTGATCCATCTGTCCAAGAGCCTTGCCATGGAATGGGTCGAGCGCGGCATCCGCGTCAACGTCATCAGCCCCGGCTACACCCTGACGCCGATGAACCTTCGCCCCGAGGTCGCCGAGCAGCGCAAGATCTTCGAGCGCGAAACCCCGATGCAGCGCATGGCGACGCCGGACGAGATGGTCGGCCCGGCGGTATTCCTGCTCAGCCGGGCCGCGTCCTTCGTCACGGGCGTCGACCTTCTCGTCGACGGCGGCTTCGAGTGCTGGTGA
- a CDS encoding NAD(P)/FAD-dependent oxidoreductase gives MTSDNVVVIAGTGQGGLQVAASLRQDGFEGRIVMVGEEPGLPYQRPPLSKTYLKEGDASRLLLRAPDFFETQSIELIEETRITSIDRKAKTVALSNGDTLGYDYLVLAVGTRNRKLPLEGAGLENVVEMRTLAHANDIRERIGGCRHVIVIGGGFIGLEFAAVARALGLEVTVLEAMPRLMGRVVSPAVSEFFLKAHRENGVEVKQGAMAARILDDGTGKVAGVELKDGRTIDGDMVLVAAGVVPNVEIAAEAGLEIDNGVVVDAIMLTSDPAISAIGDCASFIHARSGRRVRLESVQNAVDQAKCVAAHIVGRPAPYDVVPWFWSDQGPLKLQIAGLTDDADDVVVREPGPGRLSAYCFRKGELIGVETVNVPADHMMARRLLASGTPVTRAALEAVDFNLKAAAQPAA, from the coding sequence GTGACGTCGGACAATGTCGTGGTGATTGCGGGAACGGGGCAGGGCGGACTGCAGGTCGCGGCCAGCCTGCGGCAGGACGGTTTCGAGGGCCGCATCGTCATGGTCGGCGAGGAGCCGGGCCTGCCCTACCAGCGTCCGCCGCTGTCCAAGACCTATCTGAAGGAGGGCGATGCGAGCCGGCTTCTGCTCCGTGCGCCGGACTTCTTCGAGACCCAGTCGATCGAACTGATCGAAGAGACCCGGATCACGTCCATCGACCGCAAGGCAAAGACGGTCGCGCTCTCCAATGGCGACACGCTCGGCTACGATTACCTCGTGCTCGCCGTCGGCACGCGGAACCGCAAGCTGCCGCTGGAAGGCGCCGGGCTCGAGAATGTCGTCGAGATGCGCACGCTCGCCCACGCCAACGATATCCGCGAGCGGATCGGCGGTTGCCGGCATGTGATCGTCATCGGCGGCGGCTTCATCGGACTGGAATTTGCCGCCGTCGCGCGTGCCCTTGGGCTCGAGGTCACGGTTCTGGAAGCGATGCCGCGCCTGATGGGCCGGGTCGTCTCGCCCGCCGTCTCGGAATTCTTCCTGAAGGCGCATCGCGAAAACGGCGTCGAGGTGAAGCAGGGCGCCATGGCTGCCCGCATTCTGGACGATGGCACGGGCAAGGTTGCCGGCGTCGAACTGAAGGACGGCAGGACGATCGACGGCGACATGGTGCTGGTCGCCGCCGGTGTCGTGCCGAATGTGGAGATCGCGGCGGAGGCGGGCCTTGAGATCGACAATGGCGTCGTCGTCGATGCCATCATGCTGACGAGCGATCCGGCGATCTCGGCAATTGGCGATTGCGCCAGCTTCATCCATGCCCGCAGCGGCCGCCGTGTCCGGCTGGAGTCGGTGCAGAACGCTGTCGATCAGGCGAAATGCGTCGCGGCCCATATCGTCGGGCGGCCGGCGCCCTATGATGTCGTGCCCTGGTTCTGGAGCGACCAGGGACCGCTCAAGCTCCAGATCGCCGGCCTCACCGACGACGCCGACGACGTTGTGGTGCGCGAGCCCGGTCCCGGCCGCCTGTCCGCCTATTGCTTTCGCAAGGGCGAGCTCATCGGCGTCGAGACGGTCAATGTGCCGGCAGACCACATGATGGCGCGCCGGCTGCTGGCGTCGGGAACGCCTGTCACCCGTGCGGCGCTTGAGGCGGTCGACTTCAACCTCAAGGCCGCAGCCCAGCCCGCCGCCTGA
- a CDS encoding sterol desaturase family protein, with protein MPTLPTFSDHSSLRLTVLGLALGFMLLEYLLSRLASHDHETHDLKESAASLVLAVGQNLLRGLEAGLVALPFALAYEHRLFDFDTFTVTALLALFILTEFVYYWHHRASHRVRWLWATHAVHHSATKLNFTAAIRLGWTGNISGHFVFFLPIVWLGFNPFALIGMLGINLLYQFFLHTEFGPRLGPLEWVLNTPTHHRVHHACNRDCLDKNYGGMLIVFDRLFGTFTEAPAGEPLRYGLVGVRPSNNPLSIALGEWGRMIRDVRQADGLGAKLAVILAPPGSKPKRREEARLDRPVTEKR; from the coding sequence ATGCCGACATTGCCAACGTTTTCCGACCATTCGAGCCTCAGACTGACTGTCCTCGGGCTGGCGCTCGGGTTCATGCTGCTCGAATACCTCCTGAGCCGCCTTGCCAGCCATGATCACGAAACCCACGACCTGAAGGAAAGCGCCGCGTCGCTTGTTCTCGCGGTCGGCCAGAACCTCCTGCGGGGTCTGGAAGCGGGTCTCGTCGCGCTGCCCTTCGCGCTTGCCTACGAGCACCGGCTATTCGACTTCGACACCTTCACCGTGACGGCGCTTCTCGCGCTCTTCATCCTTACCGAGTTCGTCTACTACTGGCACCACCGGGCCTCGCACCGGGTGCGCTGGCTGTGGGCAACGCATGCGGTGCATCATTCGGCGACGAAGCTCAATTTCACCGCCGCGATCCGGCTCGGCTGGACCGGTAACATCTCCGGGCACTTCGTCTTCTTCCTGCCGATCGTCTGGCTGGGGTTCAATCCCTTCGCCCTCATCGGGATGCTCGGGATCAACCTGCTCTACCAGTTCTTCCTGCACACCGAGTTCGGCCCGCGTCTCGGTCCGCTGGAATGGGTGCTGAACACGCCCACCCACCACCGCGTCCATCACGCCTGCAACCGCGACTGCCTCGACAAGAATTACGGCGGGATGCTGATCGTCTTCGACAGGTTGTTCGGCACGTTCACCGAAGCACCGGCCGGCGAGCCGCTGCGCTACGGCCTTGTCGGGGTTCGGCCGAGCAACAACCCGCTCAGCATCGCACTTGGCGAATGGGGACGCATGATCCGCGACGTCCGTCAGGCAGACGGCCTCGGGGCCAAGCTCGCCGTGATCCTGGCGCCGCCCGGCAGCAAGCCGAAACGGCGGGAAGAGGCGCGTCTGGATCGGCCCGTCACCGAGAAACGATAA
- a CDS encoding response regulator gives MTAAPATILIVEDDADIRRLVGELLAREGFLLAQAESAEAMDLCLQRTVPDLVILDLMLPGEDGLSICRRLRAQSDMPILILSAKADEIDRVIGLELGADDYLVKPFGPRELLARVRALLRRGRGAMVVPVQNRRLAFESFIVDLDARQVTASGADVLTLTTAEFDLLACFVQSPRRVLSRDQILDRVSGRSADPFDRTVDMLVSRLRRKLSDAGAPSGLVSTVRNGGYLFTAQVRQVP, from the coding sequence ATGACCGCAGCGCCCGCCACCATCCTGATCGTCGAGGACGACGCCGATATTCGCCGGCTTGTCGGCGAGTTGCTTGCGCGCGAGGGCTTCCTGCTTGCGCAAGCCGAGAGCGCCGAGGCGATGGATCTTTGCCTGCAGCGCACTGTGCCCGATCTCGTCATTCTCGATCTGATGCTGCCGGGCGAGGACGGGCTTTCCATCTGCCGCCGCCTGAGGGCTCAGAGCGACATGCCGATCCTGATCCTTTCGGCGAAGGCCGACGAGATCGACCGTGTGATCGGACTGGAACTCGGCGCCGACGACTATCTGGTCAAGCCCTTCGGGCCGCGCGAGCTTCTCGCCCGTGTGCGTGCGTTGCTCCGGCGCGGCCGAGGCGCCATGGTCGTTCCGGTCCAGAACCGCCGTCTTGCCTTCGAGAGCTTCATCGTCGATCTCGATGCGCGGCAGGTCACGGCGTCGGGCGCGGACGTCCTGACGCTGACCACAGCCGAATTCGACCTCCTCGCCTGCTTTGTCCAGAGCCCGCGCCGGGTTCTCTCCCGCGACCAGATTCTCGACCGCGTCAGCGGCCGCAGCGCGGATCCTTTCGACCGCACCGTCGACATGTTGGTCTCAAGGCTGCGGCGCAAGCTTTCGGATGCCGGCGCCCCGTCCGGTCTCGTCAGCACGGTGCGCAACGGCGGCTATCTCTTCACGGCCCAGGTCCGGCAGGTGCCCTGA